A stretch of Candidatus Saganbacteria bacterium DNA encodes these proteins:
- a CDS encoding ATP-binding protein produces MPEIVASIPITFDKSHLITIGEKLYTESIELIRELVNNAYDADATDVHVNISEDKIVIEDNGSGMDENGLRQYFSIGSTEKKKHNKSPIFNRIRIGEFGIGKFASLAACGHFEVTTRKDDFAATVIFDKDEWNQNVNEWDLPLRHESPNILKSNGTRVTLSKLSKRFDAADVERRILEGVPIKADNFGVHLNGKKLSARFVAGQRIPIFEGTEYGPISGELIIVSNATLMVGGAGIEIKVKGATVKKDLFGMETNFPQLNLLSGEIYADFLPITSDRTNFILDSPEYQSFKKSMKQALERVLHDIKYWQKQKEKQKIKRAVNDAIEKVLNALKKNPDLASLIGLPINENKDQPEAKRIDEPKKPKTLKKTSGQKHMVAKVLGPSAVITRLKMGQKGISCQLDHFSADAPESYTEGSVIYINLDHPLYAREAKNRERLIMHLARLLTQEITLLKNPKNARQAFDAQSKLMTDALIENHLENTAKMG; encoded by the coding sequence ATGCCTGAAATCGTAGCTTCCATCCCCATCACGTTCGACAAAAGCCACCTGATAACCATTGGCGAAAAGTTGTATACCGAGAGCATTGAGCTCATCCGCGAATTGGTGAATAACGCGTACGATGCCGATGCAACAGATGTCCATGTTAATATTTCCGAAGATAAGATCGTTATAGAAGATAATGGCAGCGGCATGGATGAAAATGGCCTCCGCCAATACTTCAGCATCGGTTCAACAGAAAAAAAGAAGCACAATAAATCCCCGATTTTTAACCGTATCCGCATAGGCGAATTCGGGATCGGCAAGTTCGCCTCTCTAGCCGCTTGCGGGCATTTTGAAGTGACAACTCGAAAAGATGATTTTGCCGCAACCGTCATCTTTGACAAAGATGAATGGAACCAAAATGTGAACGAATGGGATTTGCCGTTAAGGCATGAATCGCCGAATATCCTAAAAAGCAACGGGACCCGCGTAACGCTGAGCAAATTATCAAAAAGATTCGATGCGGCGGATGTTGAACGGCGCATATTGGAAGGAGTCCCTATTAAAGCCGATAATTTCGGGGTTCATTTGAACGGCAAAAAGCTTTCCGCGCGTTTTGTCGCCGGCCAGCGGATTCCTATTTTTGAAGGCACAGAATACGGCCCGATCAGCGGCGAGCTTATTATCGTTTCAAACGCCACCTTAATGGTCGGCGGGGCTGGAATAGAAATCAAAGTAAAAGGTGCCACGGTAAAAAAAGACCTATTTGGAATGGAAACAAATTTCCCCCAGCTCAATCTTTTATCGGGCGAGATATATGCCGACTTTTTGCCCATCACTTCCGATCGGACAAATTTTATACTAGATTCCCCCGAATATCAAAGCTTCAAAAAATCAATGAAACAAGCGCTTGAAAGGGTTTTGCATGATATAAAATATTGGCAAAAGCAGAAAGAAAAACAAAAGATTAAAAGAGCCGTAAACGACGCGATAGAAAAAGTCCTCAACGCGTTAAAGAAAAATCCCGATCTTGCATCGCTAATAGGCCTGCCGATCAATGAGAACAAAGATCAGCCTGAAGCAAAAAGGATTGACGAACCTAAAAAACCCAAAACACTCAAAAAAACATCAGGGCAAAAACATATGGTTGCTAAAGTTTTAGGTCCTTCAGCCGTCATCACAAGGCTAAAAATGGGGCAAAAAGGAATAAGCTGCCAGCTTGACCATTTTAGCGCGGATGCCCCGGAAAGCTATACGGAAGGGTCGGTTATTTATATCAATTTGGACCATCCTCTATATGCAAGGGAAGCGAAAAATCGTGAAAGGCTAATAATGCATCTTGCACGGCTGCTTACGCAGGAAATAACCCTGTTAAAAAATCCAAAAAATGCCAGGCAGGCTTTTGACGCCCAAAGCAAGCTAATGACGGATGCTTTAATTGAAAACCATCTTGAAAACACAGCAAAAATGGGATAA
- a CDS encoding NAD(P)/FAD-dependent oxidoreductase produces MIKKSPKIIIIGAGPVGCYMGQMLKHYGFDPLILEEHPEVGKPVACAGIVGKNVFTDMLLPIPKTSIINTIDGAKISFNGSAFLLRRPSVAYIIDRAEFDNSLSKGLNIEFNTKFEDVEKDGPGYRLKTNNGEYYADILIGADGPNSRVRKLLKFNHNIKLYKGYQYRIKMEVPDRDRVDVGYIKPFSLFNWIIPEGNGVIRVGTISDKPIHELDVFMKAHNIHGDILEKNAGPIPIGTCDLVKDNAALIGDAACQIKPITSGGIFYGMKSAEILAGAIKNGDLSLYEKEWDVEFGKEIRFCLLMRYAMENIDSEVIKKVFEYVKENAGLIENAGDFENHSSVLWSLVANPRTYPTIGTVLMGLIKKPSILFRLLRRR; encoded by the coding sequence ATGATCAAAAAATCGCCTAAGATTATTATTATTGGGGCAGGGCCCGTTGGTTGCTACATGGGGCAAATGCTAAAGCATTACGGATTCGATCCTCTCATTCTTGAAGAACATCCCGAGGTCGGCAAACCTGTCGCATGTGCGGGTATCGTCGGGAAAAATGTCTTTACAGACATGTTGCTTCCGATCCCCAAGACCTCGATAATTAATACCATAGACGGAGCCAAGATCTCTTTTAATGGATCGGCCTTTTTGCTTAGGCGCCCGTCGGTTGCTTATATTATAGATAGGGCGGAGTTCGACAACTCTCTTTCAAAAGGCTTAAATATCGAATTCAATACCAAATTCGAAGATGTTGAAAAGGACGGCCCGGGGTACAGGCTCAAAACAAATAATGGTGAATATTATGCCGATATTTTGATCGGTGCCGATGGCCCAAACTCCCGCGTCAGGAAACTTCTTAAGTTCAACCATAATATTAAGCTTTATAAAGGCTACCAATATAGGATCAAAATGGAAGTCCCTGATCGTGATCGCGTAGATGTCGGTTATATCAAGCCATTCTCCCTTTTTAATTGGATAATCCCAGAAGGCAACGGTGTTATAAGGGTGGGGACGATATCGGACAAACCGATCCATGAATTGGACGTTTTCATGAAAGCTCACAATATCCATGGAGATATATTAGAAAAAAATGCAGGACCTATTCCAATTGGGACTTGTGATCTGGTGAAAGATAACGCCGCACTGATAGGCGATGCCGCGTGCCAAATAAAACCGATCACATCCGGTGGCATTTTCTATGGCATGAAGTCTGCTGAAATATTGGCTGGTGCCATAAAGAACGGAGACTTAAGCCTTTACGAAAAAGAATGGGATGTGGAGTTCGGCAAAGAAATAAGATTTTGCCTTTTGATGCGATACGCTATGGAAAATATCGATTCAGAAGTTATTAAGAAAGTATTTGAGTATGTTAAGGAAAACGCGGGGCTTATCGAAAACGCAGGCGACTTTGAAAACCATTCATCGGTCCTATGGAGCCTTGTTGCTAACCCTAGAACTTATCCAACGATCGGCACAGTGCTTATGGGTCTCATCAAAAAGCCTTCGATCCTCTTCCGCCTGTTAAGACGAAGATAG
- a CDS encoding SDR family oxidoreductase, whose protein sequence is MKERDFRDKVAIITGASGSLGQELALGLARRGARLTLAARGNGRLEAVAEKCKELGAKVIVVPTDVSQEDNCRQLISMTVKQYGKIDLLVNNAAVTVKKSFQELDDLKSFVLLIETNFFGCVYCTRYALPYLKKTNGRILGICSILGKIATPGNTAYCSSKFAMSAFFDSLRYEIAGDNVSITMVYPGYLAEKMNSSKERQSGIWKKITSLLKVKANVCAEISLNAAAKRKRQVILPFYSVLSLWISLLFPGLFDRIISIVGKIREPV, encoded by the coding sequence ATGAAAGAGCGTGACTTTAGGGATAAGGTTGCGATAATAACCGGGGCATCGGGTTCTCTGGGGCAAGAATTAGCTTTGGGGCTTGCAAGGCGAGGAGCAAGGCTAACTCTGGCAGCAAGAGGAAATGGACGATTGGAAGCTGTCGCGGAAAAATGTAAGGAATTAGGCGCCAAAGTCATCGTAGTTCCGACCGATGTTTCACAAGAAGACAATTGCAGGCAATTGATAAGCATGACTGTTAAACAATATGGCAAGATCGACCTGCTGGTAAATAACGCTGCCGTTACAGTAAAAAAATCTTTTCAAGAGTTAGATGACTTGAAATCATTTGTGCTGCTTATAGAAACTAATTTCTTCGGATGTGTGTATTGTACTCGTTACGCCCTCCCATATTTAAAAAAAACCAATGGGAGGATCCTTGGGATTTGCAGTATTTTGGGTAAAATTGCAACTCCTGGGAATACCGCATATTGCAGCAGTAAATTTGCTATGTCTGCGTTTTTTGATTCCCTTAGATATGAAATTGCTGGTGATAACGTCAGCATTACTATGGTATATCCTGGCTATTTGGCGGAAAAAATGAACTCATCGAAAGAACGGCAGAGCGGTATATGGAAAAAGATAACATCTCTTTTAAAGGTGAAAGCCAATGTTTGTGCAGAGATCTCTTTAAATGCGGCCGCTAAACGCAAACGGCAAGTTATATTGCCTTTTTATTCTGTTTTGAGCCTTTGGATCAGTTTATTGTTCCCCGGATTATTTGATCGAATTATTTCTATTGTCGGTAAAATACGAGAACCAGTGTAA
- a CDS encoding polysaccharide biosynthesis protein: MILKGNHLASILMFFSVYWWIAPLLIAFRIGTFRNFGLYHWAWQYMSVHEVVSLIKAIITSSLLTLLSIIAFGNKDFPFSVIIIEALFCFSFIGGIRLSIRLWKESQPNIDSSREEKRALIVGAGDAGEMILREMLKIPQMKYKPVGFIDDDPTKNNILIHHLPVLGKCDDIPIIVEKYEIDEIILAIPTASSKQIRRIVSLCEESRAKFRIVPGIFELIDGTVHVNQIRNVEIEDLLGREPINLDMKSISSYISDANILITGAGGSIGAELCRQVAMYNPSKLVLLGKGENSIYDIQLELKEKFPFLTFSTYIADVRDFDRINNIFKETKPDVVFHAAANKHVFLMENNPEEAVLNNIIGTKNVVDIAENNNVKKFVMISTDKAVHPSSIMGATKRAAEMIVQLKTMSGSSTKFVSVRFGNVLGSRGSVVPLFKKQIASGGPVTITHPEATRYFMTIPEAVQLVIQAGAMGNGGEIFVLDMGQPVKIIDLAKDLIRLSGFEVGVDIEIKYVGLKPGEKLFEEILTSEEGMKTTKHEKIFITPPSKINIDALMANIGILEKMAHDGQRDEIKKKLREIAD, translated from the coding sequence ATGATATTAAAAGGGAATCATCTTGCTTCGATCCTGATGTTCTTTTCGGTATATTGGTGGATAGCGCCATTGTTAATTGCCTTTCGGATCGGAACATTCAGGAATTTCGGGCTTTATCACTGGGCTTGGCAATATATGAGCGTCCATGAGGTGGTTTCGCTAATCAAGGCGATAATTACGAGCAGCTTATTGACCCTGTTAAGCATTATTGCTTTTGGAAACAAAGATTTTCCATTTTCTGTGATTATCATTGAAGCTTTATTCTGTTTTTCGTTTATAGGCGGGATCAGGCTGTCTATTCGATTGTGGAAGGAATCGCAGCCAAATATAGATTCTTCAAGAGAAGAAAAGCGGGCATTGATCGTCGGTGCCGGCGATGCGGGTGAAATGATCCTTAGGGAGATGCTTAAGATCCCGCAGATGAAATATAAGCCCGTTGGATTTATAGACGATGATCCAACAAAGAACAATATATTGATCCATCATCTTCCAGTTCTAGGAAAATGTGACGATATCCCAATAATTGTGGAGAAATATGAGATCGACGAAATAATCTTAGCCATTCCAACCGCGTCAAGCAAGCAGATCAGGCGTATTGTTTCATTATGCGAGGAGAGTCGCGCAAAATTTAGGATCGTTCCCGGTATATTTGAGCTTATAGATGGGACCGTTCATGTCAATCAAATTCGAAATGTTGAAATAGAAGATCTTTTGGGCAGAGAGCCAATAAATCTTGACATGAAAAGCATATCATCATATATTTCCGATGCAAATATATTGATTACGGGGGCCGGAGGTTCGATAGGCGCGGAGTTATGTCGACAGGTCGCGATGTATAATCCTTCAAAACTTGTATTATTGGGTAAAGGCGAAAACAGTATTTATGACATTCAATTGGAACTTAAAGAAAAGTTCCCCTTTTTGACTTTCTCGACTTATATCGCCGATGTCAGGGATTTTGACAGGATAAATAATATTTTCAAGGAAACAAAACCAGATGTGGTTTTTCATGCCGCCGCCAACAAACACGTGTTTTTGATGGAAAACAATCCCGAAGAGGCCGTATTGAATAATATTATTGGGACTAAAAATGTAGTGGATATCGCCGAGAACAATAATGTTAAAAAATTCGTTATGATCTCTACGGATAAGGCTGTGCATCCATCAAGCATTATGGGCGCGACAAAAAGGGCCGCGGAGATGATAGTTCAATTAAAGACTATGTCGGGAAGCAGTACGAAATTTGTTTCGGTGCGATTTGGCAATGTCTTGGGGAGTAGGGGAAGCGTTGTCCCGTTATTTAAAAAACAGATCGCATCAGGCGGGCCAGTTACTATTACTCATCCTGAGGCGACCAGATATTTTATGACGATCCCTGAAGCGGTCCAGCTTGTTATTCAGGCCGGGGCGATGGGAAATGGAGGAGAGATCTTTGTGCTGGACATGGGGCAACCTGTCAAAATAATAGATCTAGCAAAGGATCTTATTAGATTGTCCGGTTTCGAGGTCGGAGTCGATATCGAGATCAAATATGTTGGGTTAAAACCTGGAGAAAAACTATTTGAAGAGATATTGACGTCTGAAGAAGGAATGAAGACCACGAAGCACGAAAAAATATTTATTACGCCCCCCTCGAAAATTAATATTGATGCGCTAATGGCAAATATCGGGATATTGGAGAAAATGGCGCATGACGGACAACGCGATGAGATCAAGAAAAAATTGCGGGAGATCGCCGACTAA